A window of the Gossypium hirsutum isolate 1008001.06 chromosome A05, Gossypium_hirsutum_v2.1, whole genome shotgun sequence genome harbors these coding sequences:
- the LOC107959808 gene encoding quinohemoprotein alcohol dehydrogenase ADH IIB isoform X2 has product MEVGPGGLGGGGTWGATTDKKRAYTKLANSLFKNFTLISSQTNITTSGWVAMDAKSVEILWSIVDPSNSRVCSPVTIANAVLFVGSTYKQGPIYAIDAKNGRILWSYETSATVYDGMSVSNGCIYVGNGYKVNVKAFVQTYSSDTSLFAFCVT; this is encoded by the exons atg GAGGTCGGACCCGGTGGTCTAGGAGGAGGAGGCACTTGGGGCGCGACTACGGATAAGAAGAGGGCCTACACCAAATTAGCCAACTCGCTATTCAAGAATTTTACTTTGATATCGTCCCAAACAAATATCACTACTAGTGGATGGGTGGCAATGGATGCTAAAAGCGTTGAAATCCTCTGGTCAATAGTGGATCCGAGCAATTCTAGAGTTTGTAGTCCTGTCACCATAGCAAATGCTGTACTTTTTGTTGGTTCAACATATAAACAAGGACCAATATATGCCATTGATGCTAAAAATGGGAGAATTTTGTGGTCATATGAGACTAGTGCAACTGTTTATGATGGAATGTCGGTGAGCAATGGATGCATTTATGTTGGTAATGGATATAAGGTTAATGTAAAAGCTTTTGTTCAAACTTATTCTTCTGATACCTCACTTTTTGCCTTTTGTGTAACCTAA
- the LOC107959808 gene encoding quinohemoprotein alcohol dehydrogenase ADH IIB isoform X1: protein MAEQEVGPGGLGGGGTWGATTDKKRAYTKLANSLFKNFTLISSQTNITTSGWVAMDAKSVEILWSIVDPSNSRVCSPVTIANAVLFVGSTYKQGPIYAIDAKNGRILWSYETSATVYDGMSVSNGCIYVGNGYKVNVKAFVQTYSSDTSLFAFCVT, encoded by the exons ATGGCGGAGCAG GAGGTCGGACCCGGTGGTCTAGGAGGAGGAGGCACTTGGGGCGCGACTACGGATAAGAAGAGGGCCTACACCAAATTAGCCAACTCGCTATTCAAGAATTTTACTTTGATATCGTCCCAAACAAATATCACTACTAGTGGATGGGTGGCAATGGATGCTAAAAGCGTTGAAATCCTCTGGTCAATAGTGGATCCGAGCAATTCTAGAGTTTGTAGTCCTGTCACCATAGCAAATGCTGTACTTTTTGTTGGTTCAACATATAAACAAGGACCAATATATGCCATTGATGCTAAAAATGGGAGAATTTTGTGGTCATATGAGACTAGTGCAACTGTTTATGATGGAATGTCGGTGAGCAATGGATGCATTTATGTTGGTAATGGATATAAGGTTAATGTAAAAGCTTTTGTTCAAACTTATTCTTCTGATACCTCACTTTTTGCCTTTTGTGTAACCTAA